The following DNA comes from Desulfobaculum xiamenense.
ATCATGCTGACCGGGGCCTTCGAATCTCTCGCGCTTTGCAGGCGCTCGCCGCATCAACCCTCGTGGCGATACGCGCGGGTGATGATCACCTGCTCGCGGGGCACGTCCTGCATGCCGGAGCTGCGTCCGGTGACCACGCCGGAAATCTTGTCCACCACGTCCATGCCCCGGATGACCCGGCCGAACACGGCGTAGCCGAAGCCGCGCGACGAGCCGTCCTTGTGGTTCAGGAAGGCGTTGTCCACGGTATTGATGAAGAACTGGCTGGTGGCGCTGTCCACGTCCATGGTGCGGGCCATGGCGATGGTGCCCCGGTCGTTGTCCAGTCCGTTGGCGGCCTCATTGGCGATGGGGGCATGGGTGGCCTTCTGTGCCATGGTGGCATCGAACCCACCGCCCTGAATCATGAATCCATCGATGACGCGATGGAATATGGTGCCGTCGTAAAAGCCCTCGTCCACGTAGGCGAGGAAGTTCGCCACGCTGACCGGGGCCTTCTTCTCGTCCAGCATGAGCATAATGGTGCCCATGTTCGTCTCCATGACGATCACGGGACCGGCACCCGGTTTTCCGGCGAAAGCCGCTCCCGCGCAGAGGATGGTCAGGGCCACGGCGGCCATGAGGATGCGCAAAGCCTTCATTCTGTTGCTCCTTCGTTGATCTCGTTGGTTCGAATTCGCGTCCGCCCCCTGTGCGTACGGGAGCGGGCCGGGCATGTCAAAGGTGTCGAGACGCCCTCGACACGCACCCCGCATCTTCCCGCTGACGACATTTTCCTGTATTCCAAGATATGGTCCAAAAACTGCCCATATCGCCACTCAAGCGTGCCACGCGCAAAAAACGCGTCACCATGGCCTTCTACGGCATCGGCATTGTCTGCGTGCTCGCCGCCTTCACCACACTCGCCTACACGGTGGACCACCACGCCGCATCGGAATACGAGGCCATCTTCAACCACCAGCAGGCCACGACGACGCAACTCGCCCGCCGCGCCATGGAGGAGCGCTTCCGCTCGCTGTGCGCATCGGTCCGTCACATCGCGCAGCACACCATCCCAGCGGTGCTCTCCGGCTCGCAACCCGAAGAGACCTTCATCGCGATGTTCGAGCCGCTTCGGGCAAGCTTCCCGGAACTGCTCCTGCTCGGATACTACCCGACGCCGGAAGCGGCCCGCTTCCTCTCCGTGGCCGCGTCGCAGCGCGCCATCGCCGCCGAGCGCGAAACCCTGCGCTGGGTCGAGGAATCATGGAACGAACTCGCACGGCCCGACGCGACCATCCTCGTGCCAGACTTCCACATCACCGCGACGAACCGCTTCGCCGCCCTGCTCGTGCCCGTGCAAGACGGCAACACCCTGTGCGGCGTCCTCGCCGCGGCCGCAAACATCGACACGGTGATCCACAGCTACATTTCTCCCCTGCGGCTTCAGAAACACGGCGAAGTCTTTCTGGTGGACTCGCATGGGCGATTCCTGTTCAACAACCAGCGCCCCATCCTCGGACGCAGCCTGCTTGATCCCGAATTCGCCAATGGCCCTATCCCCGCCAAACTCCAGACCACCGTCCTCGACAGCGTCGCGGGAAACGCCGTGGAACTGCCGGACGATGGATCTCCCGGACGTCTGCTGGCATGGGAGACAGCCTTCCTCGGCAACCGCCGCCTCATCATCGGCTTGTCGGCGCTCACCAGCGACGTCAGTAGCGGCTTCTCGTACCTACGCCTCCAGCGCACGGCCTTCATAGCGCTACTCGGTCTGGCCTTCGTCAGCGCGGGCGTAGCCTTCCTGCGCCGTCTCGAAGCCCAGCGTGTCGGCTACCAGAACCTCGTGCTGCGCGCCCAGCAGGACACCTCTCCAGACGGCATCCTCGTCCAGAACCAGCACATGATTCCCACGTCCTTCAACCACCAGTTCCTCGACATGTGGGGCGTGGAGCCTGAAGACATGCGCATCGAACACATGGAACGCGCCTTCGCCAAGGCCGACCGTCTCGTCTTCGACCCCGGTGCGATCCGCGAACACTTCATGTGGCTGTGCGAACACCCGGACGAGGAGGAGACCGGCACCGAAATTCCCCTACGCGACGGACGCATCATCGAACGCCGGTCCCGTGGACTTCGTGACGCCTCGGGACGCTACCGTGGCAGAATCTTCTGGTTTCGCGACATCACAGAGCGCAAGCGGCAGGAACAGCGCATCCACGAGGCGCTGGCGGATTTCGAGGCGATCTTCGACAACTCCATGGTTGGCGTGCTCCTCACCCGCAGCGACAGACTCATGGCCATGACCAACGACCGCTTCTGCGAAATGTTCGGATATACGGAGGATGAACTGAAGGGCCAATCCTCGCGGATGATCCATGTCTCGGACGAGAGCTACTCCCGCTTCGCGCAAATGTTCATCGACAAGCTCACAAGAGGGGAAACAGTCCACGCGGAATACGACATGCGCCGCAAGGACGGCACCATCTTCCGCGCGGAATTCACGGGCAAGACCCTCGACACGTCGAACCTTTCACGCGGCGTAATCTGGATCGTCGACGACGTCACCGAACGCCACAAGCTGGAGCAACTGCGCGAGGATGTGGAGCAGATCATGCGCCACGACCTCAAGAATCCGCTGCATAACCTCATCTACGTCCCGCAGCTCTTGCGCGAGGACGGCAACCTCACCCCGCCCCAGTTGCGACTGGTGGACGAACTGGAAAAGTCCGGCTACCGCATGCTGGACATGATCAACCGCTCCATGGACATCTACAAGATGGAACGCGGCACCTACCAGCTCAAGCGCGAACCAGTCGATGCCACGCGGCTCATCGCGCGCATCGTCGCCGACCTCACGCCGGTGAGCACCGCCCGCCAACTGAATGTTGTGACCCATCGTCTGGGCGGCATGCCGCAGGATGCGCCCTACACCGTCTTCGGCGAGGAACTGCTCCTGTACTCCATGCTCCTCAATCTGTTGAAAAACGCGGTGGAAGCCGCACCGGAAGGCTCGAACGTCGAAATATACATCGACGACTCAAACGGCTCCATCGCCATCCACAACGCCGGAGCCGTGCCGGAGGACATCCGCGACAGGTTCTTCGAGAAGCTGGCCACCTCCGGCAAGTCCGGCGGTACGGGGCTTGGCACCTATTCTGCCCTGCTCATCGCCCGCGCCCACAACGGCTGCATAGGGCTCGACACGTCGGATGAACGCGGAACCACCGTCACGGTCCGCCTGCCGCTGTGGGCCGACGCCCCCGCCCCCGTGTGCACCTGAGCACCTTCCCCATGGCAAACCGGTCGATTCTCGTGTATCGTCGGCGGATTGCGGATGTTCCGCACCGCACTCCAGCACTCGGGGAGGTTCCATGCCCGGCAAGACCGTACGCGAAAGCCGCATCTCCATGTCCCAGCTCATGCTCCCGCAGGACGCCAACCCCGCGGGCAACGTCCACGGCGGCGTGGTCATGAAGCTCATCGACACGACCGGTGGAGTGGTCGCCATGCGCCACGTCCGGGGCAACGTCGTCACCGCCAGCATCGACAGGCTCGATTTCCTCACCCCCGTCTTCGTGGGCGACCTCGTCCATGTGCGGGCCAGCCTGAACCTCGTGGGCTCCTCGTCCATGGAGGTCGGGGTACGGGTGGAAACGGAAAACATCCACACCGGCGAGCTGCGGCATGCCGTCTCGGCCTATCTGACCTACGTGGCACTAGACGAGAACGGAAAGCCCATGACCGCGCCAGCGCTCATCTCCGAAACCGCCGAGGACCTGCGCCGCAGGGACGAGGCCGAACAGCGCCGCAAGGTCCGCCTTGGCGAGCGCAAGAAACACCGGGGCTAACCGCCCCGCTCCATCGGAAGCATCCCATGAACACCACGAACGCAAACGCCCTCGCCGCCATGGCGGACGCCCTGTGCGCCACCGCCGAGGAGGCGGGACGCATCATCCTCGACATCTACGAGGAAGGCTTCGAGGTCGAGCTCAAGCCCGACGACTCGCCCATCACCCGCGCCGACCGCGCCTCGCACGTCTTCGTCTCGAAACGCCTCGGCGAACTGTACCCGGATATCCCGCTGCTCTCCGAGGAGGGCATCCACCTGCCCATCGCCGAGCGCAGCCGCTGGCAACGCTTCTTCCTGCTCGATCCCCTCGACGGCACCAAGGAATTCGTGAAGCGCAACGGTGAATTCACCGTCAACATCGCCCTCGTCGAGGGCCGCAGCCCCGTGCTCGGCATCGTGCGCATTCCGGTGCGCGGCGTGACCTACTGGGGCGGCCCGCACCTCGGGGCCTTCCGCAGGCACGACGGCGGCGAGGCGCAGCCCATCGCCACAGCAGCCCCCGGACCGGGCGGCCCGGTGCTTCTGGCCAGCCGCTCGCACCCCGCGCCCGAGACCGAGGCCTTCGCCGCGCGAAACGGCGTGACGCGCCGCATCGACGCTGGCGGAGCCGTCAAGTTCTGCCTGCTGGCCGAGGGCACGGCACACCTCTACCCGCGCTTCAACGTGACCTGGGAATGGGACACGGCAGCCGGGCACGCGCTGATCCTCGGTGCGGGCGGCAGCTTCACCGCGCCGGACGGCGGCGACTTCCCCTACAACAAGGAAGACCTCGCCAACGGCGGATTCTTCGCCGCATGGAAATGACGAAAGGGCGGAGATGGACGGCAATGCGCCGTTCATCTCCGCCCTTTCGCCGCGTCATCAAGCTCAGGGAATGTACAAGACATTCATGAGGAACTGCGCCGCGATCAGCGGGTAGACGCTATCCGTGCGCCACATGCACAGCGTCAGCGCGGCCCCGGTGATGATGCCGCCGCACACCTCGGCCGGGCCGAGCGACCAGTGCGACAGCCCGTAGACGACGGCCGACGCGGCCACCGCCCAGCCCGACGTGCCAAGGACGGACGACAGTGCTGTCCATGCCAGCCCGCGGAACACGATCTCCTCCACGATGGACACCACGAACAGCCCCACCCACATATCCACGTTACGCAGGGACGAACCGCTCAAGCCATGGACATTCTGTGCCTGCCACTGCGGCAATGCGACGTCCAACGCGTCCATGCCCCATGTGCTCATAAGGATGAGCACGAGACTCGCCAGCAACGCGTAAAAGACGAAGGACCCCGCATCAACGGGGCGTAATCCCAAATCGTCCGGTGCCACCAGCTTTCCCGCCGCCAGCCAGAGCAGAAGCCCCGCCGGAAGAATCTTTCCGAAAACATAGTCCGCAAGAAGCCACATCCGAAAGTCGCTCGCGAATACGTTCCCGAAATCGTTCAGGAAAAATGGCATGACGACCAGCGCGTACATGACGACCAGCGCCCGTGGCTTTCCGGACACGGATGTCTCCCAGCGTTGACAGTTGCGCGGAGTCGGACAAACAATCCTTTCCATCATGCCACAGCGCAGCGGGACGCGACAAGCCGCTTCCCCACCGGGGGGACACCGCAAAACGCGACTTGTCAACCCAAAGCGTCGCACCTATACTGTTCGGCTCCACAAACAACCCCAACGACGGTGTATCGCATGCCATACAAAGGCCCCCACATTTCCATAGCCCCGGAACGCCTGGTGCCCCGCGTACTGGGCCTCGATTACAAGGAATTCAAGAGATGGCCAGAGGCGGTGCGCGAAACCGCACTGGACCTCGCCGCCGAACTCTTCCTGATCCGCTACAACCCCTTCATCGACCCGGAAATGGTCTGGAAAAGCGCGCAGGCATCCTTCAGCCGCGCCAAGCTCGCCCTTTCCGAGGAATACTCCTCCGTGCTCGCCACGGGCATGTTCCGCTTCTGGAACCAGTTCAAGGACGACCTCAAGTTCAAGGAAGAGGTCATCCGCCGCGCCCGCCAGTTCCTGCCCGAAGAGGCCATCGACATCCGCCCCAACTCGCGCGTGGAATGCGCCACCGACGCCACCGACCTGCGCATGGAACTGCCCCTGTTCGTGGCGCTGCCCGAGACCACGGCGCAGGTGCGCGATCTGGTGCGCCTCGCCGGGGCCATGAATTTCTCGCTCATCCCGCGTGGCGGCGGCTCCGGCCTCACCGGCGGTGCCATCCCGGCGCGCAGGCGTAGCGTGGTGCTGGGGCTCGCCCGCCTGAACAAGGTTCTGGACCGCGACCCCGAGGCCATGACCCTGTGCTGTCAGAGCGGCATCATCACCATCGACGCCATCCGCGCCGCTGCCGAGAGCAACATGCTGTTCACCGTGGACCCAGCCTCCAAGTCCGCGTCGTCCATCGGCGGCAACGTCTCCGAGAACTCCGGCGGCCCCTTCGCCTTCGAATACGGCACCACCATCGACAACATCCTCTCCTACCGCATGGTCATGCCCTCGGGCGAACTCATCGAGGTGCGCCGCAAGGACCACCCCGGCCACAAGATCATGCCGCACGAGACGGCCGTCTTCGAAATCCTGAACGAGCACGGCGAGCTGAAGGAAACCGTGGCCCTCGCGGGAACCGACGTGCGCGCCGAAGGCCTCGGCAAGGACGTCACCAACAAATTCCTCGGCGGCCTGCCCGGCGTGCAGAAGGAAGGCGTGGACGGCATCATCACCGAAGCCTGCTTCACCTGCCACGAGCGCCTTGCCCACTCGCGCGTGCTGTGCCTCGAATTCTTCGGCCGCACCATGCGCCCGGCCATGCACGTCATCCGCGACGTGGTGGCCCTGCGCGACGACATCCGCAAGGAAGGCGATCTGGTCAAGATTTCCGCCCTTGAGGAATTCGGCACCAAGTACGTGCAGGCCATCGAGTACAAGAAGAAGTCCACCCGCTACGAGGGCGAGCCGATCTCCGTGCTCATCCTCCAGCTCGACTCCAACGACGAGACGGCCCTCGACGGCGCGGTGAAGCGCATCGTGGACATCGTGGAGCCCTACGACGACGTGGACGTCCTCGCCGCGCGCGACGAGCGCGAGGCCGAAGTCTTCTGGGAGGACCGCCACCGCCTGTCCGCCATTTCCAAGCGGACCTCGGGCTTCAAGATCAACGAGGACATCGTCATCCCCCTCGGTGTCATTCCCGAGTTCTCGGACTTCATCGAGGGACTGAACCTCCTGTACATGGCCAAGGCCTACCGCGCCGCCCTGCAGGACGTGGGACGCCTGCCCGGCATCGGCATCGAGGACCGCTTCATCAACATGGAGTTCACCTTCGCCTCCAAGATCATCAACGGTGACGTCGGCACCAGCGAGATCTCGGATCAGGAGCTGGAGGTGCAGGCCTACTACTTCTTCCGCGACCTCAAGAGCCGCTACTCCGACCTTGGCGAGGAGCTGGACGCCGTCCACGAGAACATGCGCAAGACGCGCATCATCATCGCCAACCACATGCACGCTGGCGACGGCAACTGCCACGTCAACATCCCGGTCAACTCCAACGACCCGGTGATGCTCGCGCTGGCCGAGGAAGCCATCCACATGGTGGCCGACACCGTCATGGCCATGGGCGGCGTGGTGTCCGGCGAGCACGGCATCGGCATCACCAAAATCGGCTTCCTGCCCGAGGACCGCATCCGCGCCCTGTCCGAGTACAAGCGCCGCGTGGACCCCAAGGACATCCTGAACCCCGGCAAGCTCACCACCCGCGAGCTGCCCGCGCCGACCTACACCTTCTCCTTCAACAAGCTCATTCAGGACATCTCCAACACCGGCCTCGCCGACAAGGAACGCCTGATGAGCATGCTGACCAACATCCAGACCTGCACCCGCTGCGGCAAGTGCAAGCAGGTCTGCCCGATGTACACGCCCAGCCGCTCGCTGATCCACCACCCGCGAAACAAGAACATCAGCCTCGGCGCACTCATCGAGGCCATCTACTACTCGCAGGTCATCGGCGGCGAGCCGGACCGCTCGCTCATGGACCAGCTGCGCACGCTCGTGGACCACTGCACGGCCTGCGGCAAGTGCATGGCCGTGTGCCCGGTGAAGATCAACACGCCCGAAGTCACCCTGCACATGCGCACCTTCCTTGAAGAAAAGGGCGCGGGCGGCCACCCGATCAAGACGCGCGTCCTGCACTTCCTAGTGGGCAATCCCGCGAAGCGCGTGCCCGCCGCGGCCAAGCTGGCCGCCATCGGACAGACGGCGGCCAACCGCTCCATCACGCTTCTGCCCACCTCGTGGCGCGAGAAGGCCGTGAACCCCATGTTCCAGGGCAAGGGACCGGCGCTTGGCCTCAAAAACCTCGACGACGC
Coding sequences within:
- a CDS encoding peptidylprolyl isomerase, producing MKALRILMAAVALTILCAGAAFAGKPGAGPVIVMETNMGTIMLMLDEKKAPVSVANFLAYVDEGFYDGTIFHRVIDGFMIQGGGFDATMAQKATHAPIANEAANGLDNDRGTIAMARTMDVDSATSQFFINTVDNAFLNHKDGSSRGFGYAVFGRVIRGMDVVDKISGVVTGRSSGMQDVPREQVIITRAYRHEG
- a CDS encoding PAS domain S-box protein — encoded protein: MVQKLPISPLKRATRKKRVTMAFYGIGIVCVLAAFTTLAYTVDHHAASEYEAIFNHQQATTTQLARRAMEERFRSLCASVRHIAQHTIPAVLSGSQPEETFIAMFEPLRASFPELLLLGYYPTPEAARFLSVAASQRAIAAERETLRWVEESWNELARPDATILVPDFHITATNRFAALLVPVQDGNTLCGVLAAAANIDTVIHSYISPLRLQKHGEVFLVDSHGRFLFNNQRPILGRSLLDPEFANGPIPAKLQTTVLDSVAGNAVELPDDGSPGRLLAWETAFLGNRRLIIGLSALTSDVSSGFSYLRLQRTAFIALLGLAFVSAGVAFLRRLEAQRVGYQNLVLRAQQDTSPDGILVQNQHMIPTSFNHQFLDMWGVEPEDMRIEHMERAFAKADRLVFDPGAIREHFMWLCEHPDEEETGTEIPLRDGRIIERRSRGLRDASGRYRGRIFWFRDITERKRQEQRIHEALADFEAIFDNSMVGVLLTRSDRLMAMTNDRFCEMFGYTEDELKGQSSRMIHVSDESYSRFAQMFIDKLTRGETVHAEYDMRRKDGTIFRAEFTGKTLDTSNLSRGVIWIVDDVTERHKLEQLREDVEQIMRHDLKNPLHNLIYVPQLLREDGNLTPPQLRLVDELEKSGYRMLDMINRSMDIYKMERGTYQLKREPVDATRLIARIVADLTPVSTARQLNVVTHRLGGMPQDAPYTVFGEELLLYSMLLNLLKNAVEAAPEGSNVEIYIDDSNGSIAIHNAGAVPEDIRDRFFEKLATSGKSGGTGLGTYSALLIARAHNGCIGLDTSDERGTTVTVRLPLWADAPAPVCT
- a CDS encoding acyl-CoA thioesterase, whose product is MPGKTVRESRISMSQLMLPQDANPAGNVHGGVVMKLIDTTGGVVAMRHVRGNVVTASIDRLDFLTPVFVGDLVHVRASLNLVGSSSMEVGVRVETENIHTGELRHAVSAYLTYVALDENGKPMTAPALISETAEDLRRRDEAEQRRKVRLGERKKHRG
- the cysQ gene encoding 3'(2'),5'-bisphosphate nucleotidase CysQ, with amino-acid sequence MNTTNANALAAMADALCATAEEAGRIILDIYEEGFEVELKPDDSPITRADRASHVFVSKRLGELYPDIPLLSEEGIHLPIAERSRWQRFFLLDPLDGTKEFVKRNGEFTVNIALVEGRSPVLGIVRIPVRGVTYWGGPHLGAFRRHDGGEAQPIATAAPGPGGPVLLASRSHPAPETEAFAARNGVTRRIDAGGAVKFCLLAEGTAHLYPRFNVTWEWDTAAGHALILGAGGSFTAPDGGDFPYNKEDLANGGFFAAWK
- a CDS encoding CPBP family glutamic-type intramembrane protease, with amino-acid sequence MSGKPRALVVMYALVVMPFFLNDFGNVFASDFRMWLLADYVFGKILPAGLLLWLAAGKLVAPDDLGLRPVDAGSFVFYALLASLVLILMSTWGMDALDVALPQWQAQNVHGLSGSSLRNVDMWVGLFVVSIVEEIVFRGLAWTALSSVLGTSGWAVAASAVVYGLSHWSLGPAEVCGGIITGAALTLCMWRTDSVYPLIAAQFLMNVLYIP
- a CDS encoding FAD-binding and (Fe-S)-binding domain-containing protein, with the translated sequence MPYKGPHISIAPERLVPRVLGLDYKEFKRWPEAVRETALDLAAELFLIRYNPFIDPEMVWKSAQASFSRAKLALSEEYSSVLATGMFRFWNQFKDDLKFKEEVIRRARQFLPEEAIDIRPNSRVECATDATDLRMELPLFVALPETTAQVRDLVRLAGAMNFSLIPRGGGSGLTGGAIPARRRSVVLGLARLNKVLDRDPEAMTLCCQSGIITIDAIRAAAESNMLFTVDPASKSASSIGGNVSENSGGPFAFEYGTTIDNILSYRMVMPSGELIEVRRKDHPGHKIMPHETAVFEILNEHGELKETVALAGTDVRAEGLGKDVTNKFLGGLPGVQKEGVDGIITEACFTCHERLAHSRVLCLEFFGRTMRPAMHVIRDVVALRDDIRKEGDLVKISALEEFGTKYVQAIEYKKKSTRYEGEPISVLILQLDSNDETALDGAVKRIVDIVEPYDDVDVLAARDEREAEVFWEDRHRLSAISKRTSGFKINEDIVIPLGVIPEFSDFIEGLNLLYMAKAYRAALQDVGRLPGIGIEDRFINMEFTFASKIINGDVGTSEISDQELEVQAYYFFRDLKSRYSDLGEELDAVHENMRKTRIIIANHMHAGDGNCHVNIPVNSNDPVMLALAEEAIHMVADTVMAMGGVVSGEHGIGITKIGFLPEDRIRALSEYKRRVDPKDILNPGKLTTRELPAPTYTFSFNKLIQDISNTGLADKERLMSMLTNIQTCTRCGKCKQVCPMYTPSRSLIHHPRNKNISLGALIEAIYYSQVIGGEPDRSLMDQLRTLVDHCTACGKCMAVCPVKINTPEVTLHMRTFLEEKGAGGHPIKTRVLHFLVGNPAKRVPAAAKLAAIGQTAANRSITLLPTSWREKAVNPMFQGKGPALGLKNLDDALHLSRGSFFVPRSDDDNGNAVLYFPGCGASLFSSSIGLAGLYILLRSGIPVVLPPEHMCCGYPLITAGCEEEFNANRSRNIDRLSDLMRAANGAGLTVRHVLTSCGTCREGLKEYHLETFATPLVHRDVTQFVMENAPKLFENAPACEEPLLYHAACHAEWSGVPATKASGRYAAALADLSGCKVRVSPGCCGESGMGAMTTPELYNKLRAEKQERLKLDLADYPAKRPIVVGCPSCRMGIRRSLIAMKDNRPVIHTLEYLAERLGGAKWKKDLLSAIGNVGSRPGVRPVNLSGDRN